Sequence from the Thermosinus carboxydivorans Nor1 genome:
GCATTGATGAAAACTAAAGCTTTTGAGTGGCTTATCAAGTCACTACTTTCATCTCTTGGCTTGCATAATATACCAATGATACCGCTCCTTATTCTTCTTATTGGCTTTAGTATCTTCAGCCATATCATTTGGTCAACTACTACCGCCATGACGGGGGTAATGATCCCTATCTATATTGGTTTAGCTAAAGCACTAGGTTTTGATATAGTAAGCTTCGTTTTGCCACTAGCTATCATGATGGCTTACGCCCTCTTCCTACCATTCAATACTATGGGTAATATCATTATGTTTGGTACTGGCCACTATACTGTAACTGAACAACTTAAGTCATCACTGATTTTGGGCGTAATCATCTGGGGGCTTTGGATACTTACTGCCTTTAGTTGGTGGCGAATAATCGGTCTTATTCATTAAAAACCAATAAACCCAAGGCAATCACCGCGAAAGTTTAGCCTTGGTAAAAACGGTTACTCATTTCACCAACCGGAACAAGATGTGCAATGCTGTAACCACACTGAAATGAAAGCATGATTATAATTGAAAAATGAAAGCACAAGGAGGTATTTCAATGATCAAAGTTATTTATTTTGATAAAGTTTTTCCTGACATGGTAGAACTAATTGAATCTATAAAGCCATCAGGCGTTACTGTCACTTACTGGTATACATTAAATGACAAGGAAAAAGAACAAGCCTTAAATTCAGCTGATTATTTCTTGGTTGCTTTATACAAAATCACACAAGAACTTATCCAGAAAGCACCGAAACTAAAGATGATTCAAAAAACTGGTGTCGGAGTTGACAATATTGACCTTGCTGCTGCAAAAACACTAGGAATTCCGGTTGCTAACACTCCCGGCGGTAATGCTACAAGCGTAGCAGAACTTACACTCGGCATGATTATTAATCTATATCGAAAAATTAACATATTAGACCGCGAAACAAAAAAAGGCAATTGGATGTCATGGGAATTTCGCCCATCATCTTATGAAGTAAAAGGTAAAACACATGGTATTATCGGATTTGGTAACATTGGACGAGAAGTCGCCCGTTTATCACAGGCTTTTGGAACAAACGTGATCTACTATGATCTACGACGTCTAGAGCCTGCTGAAGAAAAACGTCTCAATGTAACCTATCATGAACTTAACGAACTACTGCAAAAATCCGATATTATCAGTATTCATTTACCTTTAACTCCTGATACAAAAAATCTCATAAGTGAGCGAGAATTGGCATTACTAAAGCCTACAGCACTCCTAATTAATGTAGCACGCGGTAATATTGTTGATGAAGTAGCCCTTTACCGTGCTTTGAAAGAAAACAAACTTCTTGGAGCGGGTATTGACGTTTGGTCCAAAGAACCGGTAGAAGATAACCCACTGCTCACATTAAACAACGTTTTGGCAACACCTCACATAGGGGCAGGCACACGAGACACTCTCCAGACAGTGTTGGGATTGGCTTTTGAAAACA
This genomic interval carries:
- a CDS encoding 2-hydroxyacid dehydrogenase → MIKVIYFDKVFPDMVELIESIKPSGVTVTYWYTLNDKEKEQALNSADYFLVALYKITQELIQKAPKLKMIQKTGVGVDNIDLAAAKTLGIPVANTPGGNATSVAELTLGMIINLYRKINILDRETKKGNWMSWEFRPSSYEVKGKTHGIIGFGNIGREVARLSQAFGTNVIYYDLRRLEPAEEKRLNVTYHELNELLQKSDIISIHLPLTPDTKNLISERELALLKPTALLINVARGNIVDEVALYRALKENKLLGAGIDVWSKEPVEDNPLLTLNNVLATPHIGAGTRDTLQTVLGLAFENIIATTRGKNPRFVVNGVTTIQQNR